A genomic stretch from Candidatus Stygibacter australis includes:
- a CDS encoding MlaD family protein: MKFNEKQNQTSFRVGLFVIVSLVILVSGYLWLTNYLEKGDLTQFTIAFPEVSGLELGDGVLILGINSGKVTDISLKGSKVLVSVSVKLQEPLRTGTTFSIKDTSLMGSTRVIIQPGTGSQLLETSQIQQGTFIAGLTSLTSEASKMIQELQQLLSSFNDPDNVFDKYSQAADSLQLFLHNANNFIIKNDENLTTTVTILTQTSQQIADIISRNKDNIDSTISGSNELITNLTHTSDSIRLLSEKINIIAEQIQNKDSTFSELTQDDELYQNLLRSTASLDSLIQNIKKNPKKYLSIKMF, encoded by the coding sequence ATGAAATTTAATGAAAAGCAGAATCAGACAAGCTTCCGAGTAGGTCTATTTGTAATCGTCAGTCTTGTTATACTTGTTTCAGGTTATCTCTGGCTCACTAATTATCTGGAAAAGGGTGATCTCACTCAGTTTACCATTGCTTTCCCTGAAGTATCTGGTTTAGAACTCGGTGATGGAGTGCTCATCTTGGGAATAAATAGTGGAAAAGTTACTGATATCAGCCTTAAAGGTAGCAAAGTGCTTGTTTCTGTATCAGTAAAACTGCAGGAACCTCTCAGAACAGGAACCACATTTTCCATCAAGGATACTTCACTAATGGGTAGCACCAGAGTTATTATTCAGCCAGGCACAGGTTCACAACTGCTTGAGACATCACAAATCCAGCAAGGGACATTTATCGCAGGATTGACTTCCCTCACTTCAGAAGCCAGTAAAATGATCCAGGAATTACAGCAGTTACTTTCCAGTTTCAACGATCCTGACAATGTTTTTGATAAATATTCTCAGGCAGCGGACAGTCTTCAGTTATTTTTGCATAATGCCAATAATTTCATAATAAAAAACGATGAGAATCTCACTACTACAGTCACTATCCTCACCCAGACCAGTCAGCAAATTGCCGATATTATCTCCAGAAACAAAGATAATATCGATAGTACTATTTCCGGCTCTAATGAATTAATTACAAATCTGACTCATACCAGTGATTCTATCCGTCTGCTTTCAGAAAAGATCAATATAATTGCTGAGCAGATCCAAAATAAAGACTCGACTTTCTCAGAACTCACGCAAGATGACGAATTATATCAGAATCTGCTGCGCTCCACTGCCAGCCTGGACAGTCTCATCCAGAATATCAAAAAAAATCCTAAAAAGTACCTTAGTATAAAGATGTTTTAA
- a CDS encoding ATP-binding cassette domain-containing protein, with protein MIQIKNVSISFDKQVVLENISFDINDKETILVVGQSGCGKSVLMKIIAGLLIPDSGKVIIDGKQLVESSKPDAIKIRQNLAMLFQGSALLDSMNVFQNVALPLFEHTKLSHQEIEKLVKEKLALVGLTDILHRMPAELSGGMKKRVAFARAIITNPQYIIYDEPTTGLDPVMASEIISLISKLHHTHSTATVIVTHDLYCIEKISGRIVMLADNNIIFDGNYNNYKNVQDKRIKKFLYSTER; from the coding sequence TTGATCCAGATAAAAAATGTCAGCATTTCCTTTGATAAACAGGTAGTTCTTGAGAATATTAGTTTTGATATAAATGATAAAGAAACTATTCTTGTAGTTGGTCAAAGCGGGTGCGGTAAAAGCGTATTGATGAAAATCATCGCCGGCTTATTAATCCCTGATAGTGGAAAAGTTATTATTGATGGTAAACAATTAGTAGAAAGCAGTAAACCGGATGCCATCAAGATACGTCAAAACCTTGCCATGCTATTTCAAGGAAGTGCCCTTCTGGATTCCATGAATGTCTTTCAGAACGTTGCTTTGCCTTTATTTGAGCACACAAAACTCTCTCACCAGGAAATAGAAAAACTGGTGAAAGAAAAGCTGGCACTGGTTGGGCTTACAGATATTCTTCATAGAATGCCAGCAGAATTAAGCGGAGGAATGAAAAAGCGGGTCGCATTTGCCAGAGCCATTATTACTAACCCGCAGTACATTATATATGATGAACCCACTACAGGTCTTGATCCTGTGATGGCATCTGAGATCATTAGTCTGATCAGTAAGCTCCACCACACTCATTCCACTGCTACCGTGATTGTTACTCACGATCTATATTGCATCGAGAAAATTTCCGGCAGGATTGTGATGCTGGCAGATAATAATATTATCTTTGACGGTAACTATAACAATTATAAAAATGTTCAGGATAAAAGGATAAAGAAATTTCTGTATTCCACAGAAAGGTAA
- the mtaB gene encoding tRNA (N(6)-L-threonylcarbamoyladenosine(37)-C(2))-methylthiotransferase MtaB, with the protein MRIAALTYGCKINQYETICIINDFIQAGWEQVRFNQEADVYLINSCTVTNRTDYKSRNAIRKALDHKQKRPDSMIIVTGCYAQLNYNDIDKLGPIDYIIDNNHKNMIYQILQSLEDPGFADIKNEHNFAEQTTSSMLNRSRAFIKVQDGCDYNCAYCAVTLARGPSRSRNPQNIIQQINILADNGYREVVLAGVNLGLYGYDKNDNYYLTDLIMDIQTIPGIELIRLSSIEPQLFTENLINLIKSNDKICPHFHIPMQSGSDNILHNMGRKYSQDEFKKLIIELNKISPYAAIGIDVIVGLPGETDEIFLETRSFLEELPLAYFHVFPYSRRPNTIAADMPEQVHGTVSHQRVQELTALSGQKKAAYRQKLIDNKVILKAIIESESIHGISGLSDHYIRIHCAKDSGTVGDLVRGIPVNSVGDDLIIEVFS; encoded by the coding sequence ATGAGAATAGCTGCACTCACCTATGGTTGCAAGATAAATCAATATGAGACTATCTGCATCATAAATGATTTTATTCAAGCTGGATGGGAACAGGTACGTTTCAATCAAGAGGCAGATGTTTACCTGATTAATTCATGTACAGTTACAAATAGAACCGATTATAAGAGCCGAAATGCTATCAGAAAAGCATTAGATCATAAGCAAAAACGACCAGATTCTATGATAATTGTCACCGGATGTTATGCTCAATTGAACTATAATGACATAGATAAACTGGGACCTATAGACTATATTATTGATAATAATCACAAAAATATGATCTATCAGATACTGCAATCCCTGGAAGATCCCGGTTTTGCCGATATTAAAAATGAGCATAATTTTGCTGAACAAACAACCTCTTCAATGCTGAATAGGAGCAGAGCTTTTATCAAAGTTCAGGATGGATGTGATTATAATTGCGCTTATTGTGCTGTCACTCTTGCACGTGGACCTTCTCGCAGTCGCAATCCGCAAAATATTATACAACAGATCAATATTCTGGCTGATAATGGGTATAGGGAAGTTGTTCTGGCTGGTGTCAATCTGGGATTATATGGTTATGACAAAAATGATAATTACTATTTGACAGACCTTATCATGGATATTCAAACTATTCCCGGGATCGAACTTATCAGATTATCTTCTATTGAACCACAATTATTTACAGAGAATCTCATAAATTTAATCAAGAGCAATGATAAAATATGTCCTCACTTTCATATACCTATGCAATCTGGAAGTGACAATATTCTTCACAACATGGGAAGAAAATATTCACAAGATGAGTTTAAAAAACTTATTATTGAGCTGAATAAAATATCTCCTTATGCTGCAATTGGAATTGATGTGATAGTTGGACTTCCTGGTGAAACTGATGAAATCTTCCTTGAAACCAGGTCTTTTCTGGAAGAATTACCATTAGCATATTTCCATGTGTTCCCCTATTCTCGCAGACCAAATACAATTGCTGCTGATATGCCGGAACAGGTTCATGGTACAGTCAGTCATCAACGTGTTCAGGAACTTACGGCATTATCAGGTCAAAAAAAAGCTGCCTATCGACAAAAACTAATCGATAACAAAGTGATTCTAAAAGCAATAATAGAAAGCGAATCAATCCATGGAATTTCCGGCTTGAGCGATCATTACATCAGGATACACTGTGCAAAGGACTCAGGCACAGTTGGCGATCTGGTACGCGGAATTCCTGTAAATTCCGTCGGTGACGACTTAATTATTGAGGTGTTCTCTTGA